A section of the Streptomyces sp. CG1 genome encodes:
- a CDS encoding single-stranded DNA-binding protein yields the protein MNETIVCVVGNVATQPVYRELAAGPSARFRLAVTARYWDREKSAWTDGHTNFFTVWANRQLAVNVAASVEVGQPLVVQGRLKVRTEVREGQQQWASADIDAVAIGHDLARGTAAFQRAAKPEAALMAARPEPSWETPGPAGALDEEVAQQAPEPAAVT from the coding sequence ATGAACGAGACGATCGTCTGCGTGGTGGGCAACGTGGCGACCCAGCCGGTGTACCGGGAGCTGGCGGCGGGCCCGTCGGCCCGGTTCCGGCTCGCGGTGACCGCGCGCTACTGGGACCGGGAGAAGAGCGCCTGGACCGACGGACACACCAACTTCTTCACGGTGTGGGCCAACCGCCAGCTCGCGGTGAACGTGGCGGCGTCCGTGGAGGTGGGCCAGCCGCTCGTCGTACAAGGCCGGCTGAAGGTGCGCACGGAGGTGCGCGAGGGGCAGCAGCAGTGGGCCTCCGCCGACATCGACGCCGTGGCGATCGGCCACGACCTCGCACGCGGTACGGCCGCCTTCCAGCGCGCGGCCAAACCGGAGGCCGCCCTCATGGCGGCCCGGCCGGAGCCGAGCTGGGAGACACCGGGCCCCGCCGGCGCACTGGACGAGGAAGTGGCCCAACAAGCCCCGGAGCCCGCTGCGGTGACGTGA